One Cellulomonas sp. NS3 genomic region harbors:
- a CDS encoding VOC family protein, whose protein sequence is MALEFQVTFDAARPRELGEFWGEVLGYVEQPAPEGFASWDAFLDAQGVPDDERDAAYSVVDPTGTGPRLLFQRVPEGKTAKNRVHLDVTCGGGRDVPLDERRRRVDARAAELVDRHGARRIGDGTEPGGYWVVLQDPEGNEFCLQ, encoded by the coding sequence ATGGCGCTCGAGTTCCAGGTGACCTTCGACGCGGCGCGGCCGCGCGAGCTCGGCGAGTTCTGGGGCGAGGTGCTCGGCTACGTCGAGCAGCCCGCGCCCGAGGGGTTCGCGTCGTGGGACGCGTTCCTCGACGCGCAGGGCGTCCCCGACGACGAGCGGGACGCGGCGTACTCGGTCGTGGACCCGACGGGGACCGGCCCGCGCCTGCTCTTCCAGCGCGTGCCCGAGGGGAAGACCGCGAAGAACCGCGTGCACCTCGACGTCACGTGCGGCGGCGGGCGGGACGTCCCGCTCGACGAGCGGCGGCGTCGCGTGGACGCCCGCGCCGCGGAGCTCGTCGACCGCCACGGCGCGCGGCGGATCGGCGACGGCACCGAGCCCGGCGGCTACTGGGTCGTGCTGCAGGACCCCGAGGGGAACGAGTTCTGCCTGCAGTGA
- a CDS encoding phosphotransferase enzyme family protein, protein MDADEPELVLAADGVTHVARRGDTVRRPVRPFTATVQALLAHLHARGFDAAPLPLGYDEQGREVLSFVPGDVPVPPLPDWAVTHDALTTLARLVRRAHDAAEGWEPPADAVWGDLPGGPTTRPSPTDGAPPGAPPEPVLVAHQDYCPGNVVFRDGLPVAFIDFDLAQPTTRVADAVNALHWWAPLVDPVDRSPALADADAAERVRVFADAYGMTAEQRALVVPRALWRARRSTARMRAAAEVDPVFRRWWDEGVQERGPRAERWLTAEAPRIAERLR, encoded by the coding sequence GTGGACGCCGACGAGCCGGAGCTGGTCCTCGCCGCCGACGGCGTCACGCACGTCGCGCGCCGCGGCGACACCGTCCGCCGCCCGGTGCGGCCCTTCACCGCGACCGTCCAGGCGCTCCTCGCCCACCTGCACGCCCGCGGGTTCGACGCCGCGCCCCTCCCCCTCGGCTACGACGAGCAGGGTCGCGAGGTGCTCTCGTTCGTCCCCGGTGACGTCCCGGTCCCGCCGCTGCCCGACTGGGCCGTGACCCACGACGCGCTCACGACGCTGGCCCGCCTCGTCCGCCGCGCGCACGACGCCGCCGAGGGCTGGGAGCCGCCCGCCGACGCCGTCTGGGGCGACCTTCCCGGAGGCCCGACGACCCGGCCCTCCCCCACCGACGGGGCGCCGCCCGGCGCACCGCCCGAGCCGGTGCTCGTCGCGCACCAGGACTACTGCCCCGGCAACGTCGTCTTCCGGGACGGCCTGCCGGTGGCGTTCATCGACTTCGACCTCGCCCAGCCCACGACGCGCGTCGCCGACGCGGTCAACGCCCTGCACTGGTGGGCGCCGCTGGTCGACCCCGTCGACCGCAGCCCGGCGCTGGCCGACGCCGACGCCGCCGAGCGCGTGCGCGTCTTCGCCGACGCCTACGGGATGACGGCCGAGCAGCGCGCCCTCGTCGTCCCGCGGGCGCTGTGGCGTGCGCGCCGCTCGACCGCGCGGATGCGGGCGGCGGCGGAGGTCGACCCGGTGTTCCGACGCTGGTGGGACGAGGGCGTCCAGGAGCGCGGGCCGCGCGCGGAGCGATGGCTCACCGCCGAGGCGCCGCGCATCGCCGAGCGGCTGCGCTGA
- a CDS encoding Rieske (2Fe-2S) protein, with protein sequence MTPTTDPTPTDRAPTRAAHAAGACGSACHGLTRRSVLRGAGAASLGAAALVLAACAGPSDADGAPAGAEGGASAGGGSGVLAKLADVPVGGALAVTGPDDVPLLLLQPTAGTVVALVAVCTHQGCTVVADGDALVCPCHGSVFSPEDGSVIVGPAEEPLAAFPVELVDGGVVAA encoded by the coding sequence ATGACGCCGACGACCGACCCCACGCCGACCGACCGGGCGCCCACCCGGGCCGCGCACGCCGCCGGTGCGTGCGGCTCCGCGTGCCACGGGCTCACGCGCCGCAGCGTGCTGCGCGGTGCGGGCGCCGCCTCGCTCGGGGCGGCCGCGCTCGTGCTGGCGGCCTGCGCGGGCCCGTCCGACGCCGACGGGGCTCCCGCGGGCGCCGAGGGCGGGGCGTCGGCCGGCGGCGGCTCGGGCGTCCTCGCGAAGCTGGCGGACGTCCCCGTCGGTGGTGCGCTCGCGGTGACGGGGCCCGACGACGTGCCGCTGCTCCTCCTGCAGCCGACGGCGGGCACCGTGGTCGCGCTGGTCGCGGTGTGCACCCACCAGGGCTGCACGGTCGTGGCCGACGGCGACGCGCTGGTCTGCCCGTGCCACGGCTCGGTGTTCTCGCCGGAGGACGGCTCGGTGATCGTGGGTCCGGCGGAGGAGCCGCTCGCGGCGTTCCCGGTCGAGCTCGTGGACGGCGGGGTCGTCGCCGCCTGA